DNA sequence from the Chloroflexi bacterium ADurb.Bin180 genome:
ATCGTGGCCTCCTGCTGGTCGATCATCGCCGGGCCGTTCCCTTACTCGGCCGTTGAGGTGCCTCTCTTGCACACCCTGTTCGCCACCGGCGGCTCGATGGCCTCGGGCGTCAAGGCCGGGCTGGAAATGCGCGGGCTGAAGGACACCGCCGTGCTCACCGTGGCCGGCGATGGCGGCACCTTTGACATCGGCCTGCAGGCCCTGTCGGCCGCGGTCGAGCGCAACGAGGATTTCATCTATATGTGCTACGACAACGAAGCCTATATGAACACTGGCATCCAGCGCAGCTCGGCCACCCCGTGGGGCGCCTGGACCAGCACCACGCCGGTCAAGCACCCCAAGGACCAGCCCAAGAAGGATATGGTGGCCATTATGGCGGCGCACCGCATCCCCTACACCGCCACGGCCACCGTCGCCTACCCCGAAGACCTCATTGCCAAGGTGCGCAAGGCGAACAGCATCCGCGGCAGCAAGTTCCTGCACGTGCTGGCGCCCTGCCCCTCGGGATGGAAAACCGAGTCCAACCAGACGGTCTACCTGTCGCGCCTGGCCGTGGAAACGTGCATCTTTCCGCTGTATGAGGTCGAGCACGGCGAGGACTATCGCATCACCGTCTGGCCGAAGCAAAAGCAGCCGGTGGAGAAATACCTGCGCCTGCAGGGTCGCTTTGCCCACTTGAAGCCCGACGCCATCGCCCAGATTCAGGAGAACGTGGACCTCGAGTGGAACAAACTGGTGAAAAAGGCCGGCGGAGGACCCTGTTGAAGCGCGTCGGTGGAGTCGAGCTGCACCTGCTGAGCGATGGCCAGTTCGCCGTCGACGCGGGGGGCATCTTTGGCCTGGTGCCCAGGCTGTTGTGGGGCCAGCTCTTTGAGGTCGACGAGTCCAACCGCATGCCCAACGCCCTGGCCTGCCTGCTGATCCTCGATGGGGGCAAACGCATCCTGGTCGACACGGGCCTGGGCAGCAAGCTGCCGCCGCGCGAGCTGGAGATGCATGGCGTGCTGCGCCCACAGGGCGGCCTGCTGGAGGACCTGGCCCGCCACGGCCTGCGCCCGGGGGATATCGACATTGTCATCAACACCCACCTGCACTGGGACCACGCCGGCGGCAACACCCTGCTGCAGAACGACCGGGCCGTGCCCGCCTTCCCTAACGCGCAGTACTGGGCGCAGCGGCTGGAGTGGGCCGACGCGATGTATCCCGACGAGCGCACCCGCAATACCTACTACCCGGCCAACCTGCTGCCGATCCTCGAATCGGGTCAGCTCAAGCTGCTCTCGGGCGACACCAGGGTCACGCCGCACGTGCGCTGCGAGGTCACGCGCGGCCACACCCGCGCTCACCAGAGCGTGTACATCGAGTCGGAGGGCCAGAGCGCCATCTTTCTGGGTGATATGGCGTCAATGGCCATTCGTATGGAACGCCTGGGGTGGATCTCGGCCTTTGACACCGAGCCGCTCGAGACGCTCGAGGTCAAGCGCGCCGTGCGCGACTGGGCTCTGGAGAAGGATGCCCTGCTGTTCTTCCAGCACGACGTTCAGGTGCCTGCCGGGCGCCTGGCCAAACGGGGCGAGGGCTGGCACGTCATCCCGGAACAGGTCTAGCTGCCGGGCATAACAAAACGGGGGAGGCAATGGGCCTCCCCCGTTTCTTGTTGCTGAGTGTTGGCCGCGCTCAGGGCGTCGGGTAAGCGACCGGCGTCTGTGGCGGGGTCGTCGGCAGGGGCGGGTAAGCGCCCGGGGTGCCGGCTGGCACCGGCGTGGCCGGAGCTGCCGTGGGGATGGCCGGGTAGGGCTCGGTGGTGCCCGGTTTGGGTGTAGGCGGCACGG
Encoded proteins:
- the porB_2 gene encoding Pyruvate synthase subunit PorB, translated to MTQILTPQYGVSPKVRSQHDAVPQDEWMTPGHVACPGCGAPMAVRYALKALGENTVVIIVASCWSIIAGPFPYSAVEVPLLHTLFATGGSMASGVKAGLEMRGLKDTAVLTVAGDGGTFDIGLQALSAAVERNEDFIYMCYDNEAYMNTGIQRSSATPWGAWTSTTPVKHPKDQPKKDMVAIMAAHRIPYTATATVAYPEDLIAKVRKANSIRGSKFLHVLAPCPSGWKTESNQTVYLSRLAVETCIFPLYEVEHGEDYRITVWPKQKQPVEKYLRLQGRFAHLKPDAIAQIQENVDLEWNKLVKKAGGGPC
- the ytnP gene encoding putative quorum-quenching lactonase YtnP, with the protein product MKRVGGVELHLLSDGQFAVDAGGIFGLVPRLLWGQLFEVDESNRMPNALACLLILDGGKRILVDTGLGSKLPPRELEMHGVLRPQGGLLEDLARHGLRPGDIDIVINTHLHWDHAGGNTLLQNDRAVPAFPNAQYWAQRLEWADAMYPDERTRNTYYPANLLPILESGQLKLLSGDTRVTPHVRCEVTRGHTRAHQSVYIESEGQSAIFLGDMASMAIRMERLGWISAFDTEPLETLEVKRAVRDWALEKDALLFFQHDVQVPAGRLAKRGEGWHVIPEQV